A genomic stretch from Kwoniella europaea PYCC6329 chromosome 2, complete sequence includes:
- a CDS encoding 60S ribosomal protein L11 translates to MKELKIDKLVINISVGESGDRLTRAAKVLEQLTGQTPVTSKARYTIRSFQIRRNEKIAVHVTIRGPKAEEVLERALKVKEYELRKRNFSETGNFGFGVEEHIDLGIKYDPGIGIFGMDFFVVMGRPGMRVARRKHAVGKVGASHRVRPEHTVAWFKQRFDGIVSR, encoded by the exons ATGAAGGAGCTCAAGATTGACAAATTGGTCATCA ACATCTCCGTCGGTGAATCTGGTGATAGATTGACCCGAGCCGCCAAGGTGTTGGAACAACTTACCGGTCAAACACCCGTCACCTCAAAGGCCAGATACACCATCCGATCTTTCCAAATCCGAAGAAACGAAAAGATCGCCGTGCACGTCACCATCCGAGGTCCTAAAGCCGAGGAAGTCTTGGAGAGAGCTTTGAAAGTCAAGGAGTACgagttgagaaagag GAACTTCTCTGAAACCGGTAACTTCGGTTTCGGTGTCGAGGAACACATTGATTTGGGTATCAAGTACGACCCAGGAATCGGTATCTTCGGTATGGACTT CTTCGTTGTCATGGGTAGACCAGGTATGAGAGTTGCTCGACGAAAGCACGCTGTCGGCAAGGTCGGTGCCTCCCACCGAGTCAGACCTGAACA CACCGTCGCCTGGTTCAAGCAACGATTCGATGGTATTGTCTCACGATAA